In the Myxococcus guangdongensis genome, one interval contains:
- a CDS encoding M12 family metallopeptidase, which translates to MPAESPLREGYAWTPGGKLTPVKYAEVEGLALFEGDMVLGTVEEMETRRQKVAAQGGLDGSGVHAQGVGITGANFRWPNYLVPYTIDANVPNQGRITDAINHWQARTHLRFVLRTALNAALYPDYIRFQTSTGCSAHVGRIGGAQGVWLANECSTGNTIHEIGHALGLWHEQSREDRNNYVVVRMENVTPGYEGNFNQQIADGDDILGYDYGSIMHYSRTAFSRNGLPTIEPLGGQAIGQRDALSITDAASVARMYSRTISLRASNGNYVVAENGGGGTVNANRTAVGEWERLRLMDRNGDSLMSGDTVYLQTHNGNYIQALNGGGSRTNATPTAPGEWESFRITKRSGNILTPINTGDSVALEIGGLLTTYYMVAEFGGGDIVNIDRTAVGAWEQFIITFE; encoded by the coding sequence GTGCCGGCCGAGTCCCCCCTTCGGGAGGGCTACGCCTGGACCCCGGGTGGCAAGCTCACGCCGGTGAAGTATGCCGAGGTGGAGGGCCTGGCCCTCTTCGAGGGAGACATGGTGCTCGGCACGGTGGAGGAGATGGAGACCCGCCGCCAGAAGGTCGCGGCCCAGGGAGGTCTCGACGGCTCGGGGGTCCACGCCCAGGGCGTGGGCATCACCGGGGCCAACTTCCGCTGGCCCAACTACCTGGTGCCCTACACCATCGACGCGAACGTGCCGAACCAGGGGCGCATCACGGACGCCATCAATCACTGGCAGGCCCGGACCCATCTGCGCTTCGTGCTGCGCACCGCGCTCAACGCGGCGCTGTATCCGGACTACATCCGCTTCCAGACCAGCACGGGGTGCAGCGCCCACGTCGGGCGAATCGGAGGAGCGCAAGGGGTATGGCTGGCCAACGAGTGCAGCACGGGCAACACCATCCATGAAATCGGGCATGCCCTGGGCCTCTGGCACGAGCAGTCGCGCGAAGACCGCAACAATTACGTGGTCGTCCGGATGGAGAACGTCACGCCCGGCTATGAGGGCAACTTCAACCAGCAGATCGCCGACGGCGACGACATCCTGGGCTACGACTATGGCTCCATCATGCACTATTCGAGGACGGCGTTCTCGAGGAACGGGCTGCCCACCATCGAGCCCCTGGGCGGACAGGCCATTGGCCAGCGCGACGCGTTGAGCATCACGGACGCGGCCTCCGTGGCACGGATGTACTCGCGGACCATCAGCCTGCGCGCCTCGAACGGCAATTATGTGGTGGCCGAGAACGGCGGCGGCGGCACGGTGAACGCCAACCGCACCGCCGTGGGCGAGTGGGAGCGGCTCCGGCTGATGGACCGCAACGGTGACTCGCTGATGTCCGGCGACACCGTCTACCTGCAGACGCACAACGGCAACTACATCCAGGCCCTGAATGGCGGCGGCTCGAGGACGAACGCCACCCCCACGGCGCCCGGCGAGTGGGAGTCCTTCCGCATCACCAAGCGCTCCGGAAACATCCTGACCCCCATCAACACCGGGGACTCCGTGGCCCTGGAGATTGGCGGCCTGCTCACCACCTACTACATGGTGGCCGAGTTCGGCGGCGGCGACATCGTGAACATCGACCGCACCGCCGTGGGCGCGTGGGAGCAGTTCATCATCACCTTCGAGTGA
- a CDS encoding Wall-associated protein precursor: MLTTLLIIMLSAARCAPGEARDACDCRQGKESACKALRKSNPKLAKELEKDQEKQARELKKAEEKQAREEAEAQKAKPTGQVHHIISNKIARELDKHPVLKGKYKGRDSRFVATAVDLPAHRGYQDWHRKVDDEVVEWLQRNPQATTKQFEKYLHDVYDRKDLKERFPHGF, translated from the coding sequence GTGCTGACGACGCTGCTCATCATCATGCTCTCCGCCGCGCGCTGTGCTCCAGGGGAAGCCCGCGACGCGTGCGACTGCAGGCAGGGGAAAGAATCCGCCTGCAAGGCCTTGCGCAAATCCAACCCGAAGCTGGCCAAGGAGCTGGAGAAGGACCAGGAGAAGCAGGCCCGGGAGCTGAAGAAGGCCGAGGAGAAGCAGGCCCGCGAGGAGGCGGAGGCCCAGAAGGCGAAGCCCACGGGGCAGGTCCACCACATCATCTCCAACAAGATTGCCCGCGAGTTGGACAAGCACCCGGTCCTGAAGGGGAAGTACAAGGGCCGCGACTCCCGCTTCGTCGCGACGGCCGTCGACCTCCCCGCCCACCGCGGCTATCAGGACTGGCATCGCAAGGTGGATGACGAGGTCGTCGAGTGGCTCCAACGCAACCCCCAGGCCACCACGAAGCAGTTCGAGAAGTACCTGCATGACGTCTATGATCGAAAGGACCTGAAGGAGCGATTCCCCCATGGGTTCTGA
- a CDS encoding DapH/DapD/GlmU-related protein, with protein MPLDNLLRIHDPESLARGERVFSPEFAAMSQRVLRVTELTSRLNVLPFEDEAGKAALFEKILGRPLPKRVTLYPPFYTDHGLRLELAERVFINQGCTFLDYAGIRLGEGVMVGPKVTFITVSHPVDPGDRRLFLTGAPIEVAENAWIGAGAMILPGVRIGRDAVVAAGAIVADDVPDASLVTGEKATVRRRW; from the coding sequence ATGCCCCTCGACAACCTCCTGCGCATCCACGACCCCGAGTCTCTCGCGAGAGGGGAGCGGGTCTTCAGCCCCGAGTTCGCGGCGATGAGCCAGCGGGTGCTGCGCGTCACCGAGCTGACGTCGCGCCTCAACGTCCTGCCGTTCGAGGACGAGGCGGGCAAGGCGGCGCTGTTCGAGAAGATTCTCGGGAGGCCGCTCCCCAAGCGGGTCACCCTCTATCCGCCCTTCTACACGGACCATGGGCTGCGGCTGGAGCTCGCTGAGCGCGTGTTCATCAACCAGGGCTGCACGTTCCTCGACTACGCCGGCATCCGGTTGGGCGAAGGGGTGATGGTGGGCCCGAAGGTCACCTTCATCACCGTCAGCCACCCCGTCGACCCGGGAGACCGGCGGCTGTTCCTCACGGGCGCGCCCATCGAGGTGGCCGAGAACGCGTGGATTGGCGCGGGGGCGATGATCCTGCCCGGGGTCCGAATCGGCCGGGACGCGGTGGTCGCGGCCGGCGCCATCGTCGCCGACGACGTGCCGGACGCGAGCCTGGTGACGGGCGAGAAGGCCACGGTCCGCCGACGGTGGTGA
- a CDS encoding YciI family protein translates to MMTYMLLVMEDSQRKRSRTPEEGRREMERMIGFVQDLQARGLWKGSDSLRSVSEGVRIEVRDQQRTLRDGPFAESKEVVGGYVLFDCASRDEALAIASRCPAAEWSTVELREVGVCYEEEPG, encoded by the coding sequence ATGATGACGTACATGCTGTTGGTCATGGAGGACAGCCAGCGCAAGCGGAGCCGGACGCCGGAGGAAGGGCGCCGCGAGATGGAGCGGATGATCGGCTTCGTCCAGGACCTCCAGGCGCGCGGACTCTGGAAGGGCAGCGACTCTCTCCGGTCCGTCTCCGAAGGCGTCCGAATCGAGGTGCGCGACCAACAACGCACCTTGCGCGATGGCCCCTTCGCCGAATCCAAGGAGGTCGTCGGAGGCTATGTCCTCTTCGACTGCGCCAGCCGGGACGAGGCGCTCGCCATCGCCAGCCGATGTCCCGCGGCCGAGTGGTCCACCGTCGAGCTGCGTGAAGTCGGCGTCTGCTACGAGGAGGAGCCGGGCTGA
- a CDS encoding condensation domain-containing protein yields the protein MHQLPLEKAGFHAGHVHEWRLRPAANTLTSLSAGDRPASFNQEKHFAGAVSARQEHVSENYWIGLSFRIPGELDLPALEAALLHFVKRHEVLRCGFEQLVAGDLRCDVMTPAEVRLERTDIGHFATGEAVTAHIENTFNRDIDTLSWPLFLMGVVVEASQATVYMGFDHILCDGLSLVYAVEDVQRDYAALSEGLTPAPHPAGSYLDFGDVQRHRYSKLTADSAELDYWRAFIADAGDLFPHIPLELGIESGRMYPAVNNTVRLLDDAGAQAFERVCQQRGTKLFIGMLAVVGMALRDISGSQVYRGFMPIAERKDPRWRKSFGWFVNTLAIRFPIADGMKFPEVVEGVQAGFEQLLRNVDVPFVKVWELLAPQYFHLRTWPFPVNFFSFLDYRKLPGADMLHTWQPKTIPESSHSNTGNMWFLRNADGLYLHSIICDVPQSVDAFGRYHAAIVSTLEELISGSVRGGVTPRGSGQPSATL from the coding sequence ATGCATCAGCTCCCTCTCGAGAAGGCGGGCTTCCACGCCGGGCACGTCCACGAATGGCGGCTTCGCCCCGCCGCGAACACCCTCACCTCGCTCTCGGCTGGCGACAGGCCCGCCTCCTTCAACCAGGAGAAGCACTTCGCGGGCGCGGTGTCCGCCCGGCAGGAGCACGTCTCGGAGAACTATTGGATTGGCCTGTCCTTCCGCATCCCCGGCGAGCTGGACCTGCCCGCGCTGGAGGCCGCGCTCCTGCACTTCGTGAAGCGTCACGAGGTGCTGCGCTGCGGCTTCGAGCAGCTCGTCGCCGGAGACCTGCGCTGCGACGTGATGACGCCCGCGGAGGTCCGGCTGGAGCGCACCGACATCGGTCACTTCGCGACAGGCGAGGCCGTGACGGCCCACATCGAGAACACGTTCAACCGGGACATCGACACGCTGTCGTGGCCGTTGTTCTTGATGGGCGTGGTGGTGGAGGCGTCGCAGGCCACCGTCTACATGGGGTTCGACCACATCCTGTGTGACGGCCTCTCCCTGGTGTACGCGGTCGAGGACGTGCAGCGCGACTACGCCGCCCTGTCCGAGGGGCTGACCCCGGCGCCCCATCCGGCGGGGAGCTATCTCGACTTCGGGGATGTGCAGCGCCACCGGTACTCCAAGCTGACCGCGGACAGCGCGGAGCTGGACTACTGGCGCGCGTTCATCGCGGACGCGGGGGACTTGTTCCCGCACATCCCGCTCGAGCTGGGCATCGAATCCGGTCGCATGTACCCGGCCGTCAACAACACCGTGCGGTTGCTCGACGACGCGGGGGCCCAGGCGTTCGAGCGCGTCTGTCAGCAGCGCGGCACGAAGCTGTTCATCGGCATGCTGGCCGTCGTCGGCATGGCCCTGCGGGACATCTCCGGCAGTCAGGTGTACCGGGGGTTCATGCCCATCGCGGAACGCAAGGACCCCCGCTGGCGCAAGTCCTTCGGTTGGTTCGTCAACACGCTGGCCATCCGCTTCCCCATCGCCGATGGGATGAAGTTCCCGGAGGTCGTCGAAGGGGTGCAGGCGGGCTTCGAGCAGCTGTTGCGCAACGTCGACGTGCCCTTCGTGAAGGTCTGGGAGCTGCTCGCGCCGCAGTACTTCCACCTGCGGACGTGGCCGTTCCCGGTCAACTTCTTCTCCTTCCTCGACTACCGGAAGCTCCCCGGCGCGGACATGCTCCACACCTGGCAGCCGAAGACGATTCCCGAGTCCTCGCACTCCAACACGGGGAACATGTGGTTCCTCCGCAACGCGGACGGGCTCTACCTCCACTCCATCATCTGCGACGTGCCTCAGAGCGTGGACGCGTTCGGCCGCTACCACGCCGCCATCGTCTCCACGCTGGAGGAGCTCATCAGCGGCTCCGTCCGAGGGGGCGTCACGCCCCGGGGAAGCGGTCAGCCCTCCGCCACGCTCTAG
- a CDS encoding alpha/beta hydrolase, translated as MTHPDFDPQLAPLLAPLAGYVPLKMTLEQLEHFRQLSHVTREALIGDAQVDCVDHTIPGYQGDDIVVSVISRKGHSVAGPAVFHIHGGGMVMGTRFAGARPLVDWALRHDAVCVSVEYRRAPEHPAPTLVEDCYAGLEWMAANAERLRFNPNQLVIFGGSGGGGLAAGTTLLARDRQGPRLLGQLLQCPMLDDRNETGSAHRYEGVGVWDRTSNLTAWRAVLGERLGGPEVSPYCAPARASDLGRLPPTFIDVGGAETFRDEAVTYASRILAAGGECELHVWGGAFHGFYDIAPQSALAQACIAARDSWLARMFARDTALPVTR; from the coding sequence ATGACTCATCCCGACTTCGACCCACAGCTGGCCCCGCTCCTCGCCCCGCTCGCCGGGTATGTCCCCTTGAAGATGACGCTGGAGCAGCTCGAGCACTTCCGCCAGCTGAGCCACGTGACGCGGGAGGCGCTCATCGGGGACGCGCAGGTGGACTGCGTCGACCACACCATCCCCGGCTATCAAGGGGACGACATCGTCGTCTCCGTCATCTCCCGGAAGGGCCACTCGGTGGCGGGGCCCGCCGTCTTCCACATCCACGGTGGCGGCATGGTGATGGGGACCCGCTTCGCGGGAGCCAGGCCCCTGGTGGACTGGGCGCTGCGCCATGACGCCGTCTGCGTGAGCGTCGAATACCGACGGGCGCCCGAGCATCCCGCACCCACGCTGGTGGAGGACTGCTACGCGGGCCTGGAGTGGATGGCGGCGAACGCGGAGCGGCTGCGCTTCAATCCCAACCAGCTCGTCATCTTCGGCGGCAGCGGCGGTGGCGGGCTCGCGGCGGGCACCACCCTGCTCGCCCGGGACAGGCAGGGGCCCCGGCTGCTGGGGCAGCTGCTGCAATGTCCCATGCTGGATGACCGCAACGAGACGGGCTCCGCGCATCGCTACGAAGGCGTCGGCGTCTGGGACCGGACCAGCAACCTGACGGCGTGGCGCGCGGTGCTGGGAGAGCGGCTCGGCGGACCGGAGGTCTCTCCCTATTGCGCGCCCGCGCGGGCCTCGGACCTGGGCCGGCTGCCGCCCACCTTCATCGACGTGGGCGGCGCGGAGACGTTCCGGGATGAGGCCGTCACGTATGCGAGCAGGATTCTGGCGGCGGGAGGCGAGTGCGAGCTGCACGTCTGGGGCGGCGCCTTCCACGGCTTCTACGACATCGCTCCGCAGTCGGCGCTGGCCCAGGCCTGCATCGCGGCGCGGGACTCGTGGCTCGCCCGGATGTTCGCGCGTGACACGGCCCTGCCCGTGACGCGGTAG
- a CDS encoding chondroitinase-B domain-containing protein, whose amino-acid sequence MRPLPLVVLLLPLSGAAATKNVTTVAELQAALSSAKAGDDIVLADGTYTVNANLNCAAEGTDAQPITVRAAHRHAALIRFNATEGFKVSGRAWVFDGLTLEGICARDQDCEHAFHVTGHAEGFVLRNSRVRDFNSQLKVNATKNASGVFEMPHRGLIERNDIYDTRPRVTGTPVNKINIDTGDDWVVRDNEVHDFARQGGISYGAFMKSGGKRGLFERNRVLCVRDQPASDTRIGLSFGGGGTGAAFCAPAFDATVPCDPEHSDGIIRNNIVANCSDVAVYLNRAARTQVLFNTFIGTTGVDFRFASSTGEAHGNVLSSVIRSRDSGSFTAGTNLTNVATGTWTSWYVAPVKGDLTLKGPVTQLVGAAAPRTSVTDDFCQRPRPTSGSYTLGALEHSLGNCAPVTEQPDAGTPDAGGGTPDAGGGTPDAGGGVTDAGTPPDAGPGTGTPDTEKDSGGCGASPGLWPLLLVLLLPLSLRRRLR is encoded by the coding sequence ATGAGACCCCTCCCCCTCGTCGTCCTCCTCCTGCCGCTGTCGGGCGCCGCCGCCACGAAGAACGTGACCACCGTGGCGGAGCTCCAAGCCGCGCTGTCCTCCGCGAAGGCGGGCGATGACATCGTGCTCGCGGATGGAACCTACACGGTGAACGCGAACCTGAACTGCGCCGCGGAGGGCACCGACGCCCAGCCCATCACCGTGCGCGCGGCCCACCGACATGCGGCGCTCATCCGCTTCAACGCCACCGAGGGCTTCAAGGTCTCTGGGCGCGCCTGGGTCTTCGACGGGCTCACCCTCGAGGGCATCTGCGCCCGGGACCAGGACTGCGAGCACGCCTTCCACGTCACCGGCCACGCGGAGGGCTTCGTGTTGCGCAACAGCCGCGTGCGCGACTTCAACTCCCAGCTCAAGGTCAACGCGACGAAGAACGCCAGCGGCGTCTTCGAGATGCCGCACCGCGGGCTCATCGAGCGCAACGACATCTACGACACCCGCCCGCGCGTCACGGGGACGCCCGTCAACAAGATCAACATCGACACGGGGGACGACTGGGTGGTGCGCGACAACGAGGTGCACGACTTCGCCAGGCAGGGAGGCATCTCCTACGGCGCCTTCATGAAGAGCGGCGGCAAGCGGGGGCTCTTCGAGCGCAACCGCGTCCTGTGCGTCCGGGACCAGCCCGCCTCGGACACGCGAATCGGCCTGTCCTTCGGCGGCGGAGGAACGGGCGCGGCGTTCTGTGCGCCGGCCTTCGACGCGACGGTGCCGTGTGACCCCGAGCACTCGGATGGCATCATCCGCAACAACATCGTCGCCAACTGCTCGGATGTCGCCGTCTACCTGAACCGGGCCGCGCGCACGCAGGTGTTGTTCAACACCTTCATCGGCACGACGGGCGTGGACTTCCGCTTCGCGTCCTCCACCGGAGAGGCCCACGGCAACGTGCTGTCGTCCGTCATCCGGAGCCGCGACTCGGGCAGCTTCACCGCGGGGACGAACCTGACGAACGTGGCCACGGGCACGTGGACGTCCTGGTACGTGGCGCCGGTCAAGGGCGACCTGACGCTCAAGGGCCCGGTGACGCAGCTGGTGGGCGCCGCCGCTCCCCGGACCTCCGTCACCGATGACTTCTGCCAGCGGCCCCGGCCCACCTCCGGGTCCTACACGCTGGGAGCGCTGGAGCACTCGCTGGGCAACTGCGCGCCCGTCACGGAGCAGCCCGACGCGGGCACTCCCGACGCGGGCGGCGGGACTCCGGACGCGGGCGGCGGCACCCCGGACGCGGGCGGCGGCGTGACGGACGCGGGCACGCCCCCGGATGCGGGTCCTGGCACGGGCACCCCCGACACGGAGAAGGACAGCGGCGGTTGCGGCGCCAGCCCGGGCCTGTGGCCGCTGCTCCTGGTGCTGCTGCTGCCGTTGAGCCTGCGTCGCCGGCTGCGTTAG
- a CDS encoding DUF2079 domain-containing protein, producing the protein MPAPGQHTFDTATMATSTPEPGAGRPPSRLAPLALPLVVLLWLVLVVAPVWLQAARACFPNFDLGIYTQAVARLSLSNPNPWISARQVFIFNDHFDPILWVAHPLARLIPPMWAALLVEALFVLLTVAPLLWLHAKGLLSRRALVLLAALLLMSPSVVEALKYPAHPTTWSMLPWVLTGVAFHLRRPGLLLASLVLLFSCKEEFAFGGIMLTLALLLRGERRLAAGVGALSLAWLAGVYGLRPWLLGPTVDYGFRLGQGMEGGWWHYLSLRLAPPHLSRMGTLVLLFVPLGLWAWRERVRPDGAWLLVLLPMLGIRFLGMSWRFHYGVSLVAAALMGFLPVLRARRLPAWVLASTGVLLLASNEPNLRKLTSTLTAPQTSPRHCPATPERLASLARGMALLTQHREGSALLGSNLVAPLADRDDIYAVGGPQPDEGRVHEWVLVEKPPHGDVWPLTPERVRELIDVWRKDAATEVLIDDEHVFMARGRFTAHR; encoded by the coding sequence ATGCCCGCCCCGGGCCAGCACACCTTCGACACCGCCACCATGGCCACCTCCACACCTGAGCCGGGCGCCGGGCGCCCACCGAGTCGACTGGCACCGCTCGCGCTGCCGCTCGTGGTCCTCCTCTGGTTGGTGCTCGTCGTCGCCCCTGTCTGGCTTCAGGCCGCGCGGGCCTGTTTCCCGAACTTCGACCTGGGCATCTATACCCAGGCGGTAGCGCGTCTGTCGTTGTCCAACCCCAACCCGTGGATCAGCGCGCGCCAGGTCTTCATCTTCAATGACCACTTCGACCCCATCCTCTGGGTGGCGCATCCGCTGGCGCGGCTCATCCCGCCGATGTGGGCCGCGCTGCTCGTGGAGGCCCTCTTCGTGCTGCTCACCGTGGCGCCCCTGCTCTGGCTCCACGCGAAGGGACTGCTGAGCCGCCGTGCCCTCGTCCTGCTCGCGGCGCTCCTCCTCATGAGCCCCAGCGTGGTGGAGGCCCTGAAGTACCCCGCCCACCCCACCACGTGGTCCATGCTGCCCTGGGTGCTGACGGGCGTGGCCTTCCATCTGCGCCGCCCGGGGCTGCTGCTCGCCTCGCTGGTCCTCCTGTTCTCCTGCAAGGAGGAGTTCGCGTTCGGCGGCATCATGTTGACGCTCGCGCTGCTCCTGCGGGGCGAGCGGCGCCTCGCGGCCGGCGTGGGCGCGCTGTCACTGGCCTGGCTCGCGGGTGTCTACGGGCTGCGCCCCTGGCTCCTGGGCCCCACCGTGGACTACGGCTTCCGGCTGGGACAGGGCATGGAGGGTGGCTGGTGGCACTACCTCTCGCTCCGGCTGGCGCCGCCCCACCTGTCACGCATGGGCACCCTGGTGCTGCTGTTCGTTCCGCTGGGACTCTGGGCCTGGCGCGAGCGGGTGAGGCCAGACGGGGCCTGGCTGCTGGTGCTCCTGCCGATGCTGGGCATCCGCTTCCTCGGCATGTCCTGGCGGTTCCACTACGGCGTGTCGCTCGTCGCCGCGGCCCTCATGGGCTTCCTGCCCGTCCTGCGCGCCCGGAGACTGCCCGCGTGGGTCCTCGCCTCCACCGGCGTCCTCCTCCTCGCCAGCAACGAGCCGAACCTCCGCAAGCTCACGAGCACCCTCACCGCCCCGCAGACCTCTCCGCGCCACTGCCCCGCGACGCCGGAGCGACTGGCGAGCCTCGCTCGGGGCATGGCGCTGCTCACCCAGCACCGCGAGGGCTCGGCGCTGCTCGGCAGCAACCTCGTCGCGCCGCTGGCGGACCGCGACGACATCTACGCCGTGGGTGGCCCCCAGCCCGACGAGGGGCGCGTCCACGAATGGGTGCTCGTGGAGAAGCCTCCCCACGGCGACGTCTGGCCTCTCACGCCCGAGCGGGTGCGGGAGCTCATCGACGTGTGGCGGAAGGACGCGGCCACCGAGGTCCTCATCGACGACGAGCACGTCTTCATGGCGAGAGGGCGCTTCACGGCGCACCGCTGA
- a CDS encoding AraC family transcriptional regulator: protein MILQMRSHLLLGGGRALYVGRFQELPRHRFAANAVLVGLDDAFELVAGDGRVGQHEAAFVPGWQWHALDFQGGRAAVLFLEPGVRLRHQVDASAVRAAVETALGARHLEPWTELFQEALHLGPCPREVDARIARVAAWLSAPTGEEAPSDAVRLAQRVGASTSLVEHRFSEQVGVPMGAFRAWHRMQAAAALALRGRSLTEVAHAAGFYDSAHFSRLFRGMFGLPPSKVFTHGLEGTYFETRVSGAP, encoded by the coding sequence ATGATTCTGCAGATGCGGAGCCACTTGTTGCTGGGCGGAGGTCGAGCGCTCTACGTCGGCCGCTTCCAGGAGCTGCCCCGGCATCGGTTCGCCGCCAACGCCGTGCTCGTGGGATTGGATGATGCGTTCGAGCTCGTCGCGGGGGACGGCCGTGTCGGGCAGCACGAGGCCGCCTTCGTGCCGGGGTGGCAATGGCACGCGCTCGACTTCCAGGGTGGGCGCGCCGCGGTGTTGTTCCTGGAGCCCGGCGTGAGGCTGCGCCATCAGGTCGACGCGAGCGCGGTGCGCGCGGCCGTGGAGACCGCCCTCGGTGCGCGACACCTCGAGCCCTGGACGGAGCTCTTCCAGGAGGCGCTGCATCTGGGGCCCTGTCCGCGGGAGGTCGACGCACGCATCGCGCGGGTCGCCGCGTGGCTCTCCGCTCCCACGGGTGAGGAGGCGCCCTCGGACGCGGTGAGGCTGGCGCAGCGGGTGGGGGCCTCGACTTCGCTCGTCGAGCACCGGTTCAGCGAGCAGGTCGGCGTCCCGATGGGGGCGTTTCGCGCCTGGCACCGGATGCAGGCGGCCGCGGCGCTCGCGCTCCGGGGGCGGAGCCTCACCGAGGTCGCCCACGCCGCGGGCTTCTACGACTCGGCGCACTTCTCCCGGCTGTTCCGAGGGATGTTCGGTCTGCCGCCCTCGAAGGTCTTCACCCACGGCCTCGAGGGGACCTATTTCGAGACGCGCGTCAGCGGTGCGCCGTGA
- a CDS encoding AMP-dependent synthetase/ligase encodes MAAAHPSLPQMILDRANTSPHRVAFRVKHDDTYVDLRWSELLPRIEALAAGLLSAGAVDDGACITIVGNTSMASCLVDFAALRVGLKTVPVYASLLPEEVGYMHVDTAAQLIVVDDASQLDKVRAFRAGFTFFDRHYAPDALPVRARVVVIHPGGLAPADDWESLETLEARGRARRAELEDEVRRRASLIRREHVATFTYTSGTTGAPKAVIQTHDNMLAMLEDVGAARLLDDNVLEHGLFLFLPAAHSFGRMVEFAGPFFGAPLVMSSVPTLAADLVASRPGFFPAAPRVFEKMMAKVMSAIEGEKGLRRWMLDWALGVGRRAATHGKARPVWLEAQRALADRLVLAKLRARLGLDHASVLLSGAAALRVDVQLFFLSLGLTVLEAYGLTETCPGLTINPREDVRPGTVGRAFSRCELKVDADGELLARGPNISRGYLNRPEATAEAFDDDGWFRTGDLASIDAEGFVRVTGRKKELLKTSGGKYVAPLKIEAQLKRHPLVQEAVVLGDGRNYCTALFALDPEILAVVARREGIPADPSHPRIHDILKGLVEETNTGLASFERIKTFRVSPGPFTVDGGELTASLKVKRHAVTRQHSALIESMYGA; translated from the coding sequence ATGGCCGCTGCCCACCCGTCCCTCCCCCAGATGATTCTCGACCGGGCGAACACGTCGCCGCATCGCGTCGCGTTCCGCGTAAAACATGACGACACCTATGTCGACCTCCGCTGGTCGGAGCTGCTCCCGCGCATCGAGGCCCTCGCGGCGGGGTTGTTGAGCGCGGGCGCGGTGGACGACGGCGCGTGCATCACCATCGTCGGCAACACCTCGATGGCGTCGTGTCTCGTCGACTTCGCGGCCCTGCGCGTCGGCCTCAAGACGGTGCCCGTCTACGCGAGCCTGCTCCCCGAGGAGGTGGGCTACATGCACGTGGACACCGCCGCGCAGCTCATCGTCGTGGACGACGCGAGCCAGCTCGACAAGGTGCGCGCCTTCCGCGCGGGCTTCACCTTCTTCGACCGGCACTACGCACCCGACGCGCTCCCCGTCCGCGCCAGGGTGGTGGTCATCCATCCAGGCGGGCTGGCTCCCGCCGACGACTGGGAGAGCCTGGAGACGCTGGAGGCCCGGGGACGCGCCCGACGGGCGGAGCTGGAGGACGAGGTGCGACGCAGGGCCTCGCTGATTCGACGCGAGCACGTCGCGACCTTCACGTACACCTCGGGGACCACCGGCGCGCCGAAGGCGGTGATTCAAACCCACGACAACATGCTGGCGATGCTCGAGGACGTCGGCGCCGCGCGGCTCCTGGATGACAACGTGCTCGAGCACGGCCTGTTCCTCTTCCTCCCCGCCGCGCACTCCTTCGGGCGCATGGTGGAGTTCGCGGGCCCCTTCTTCGGCGCGCCGCTGGTGATGTCGTCGGTGCCCACGCTGGCCGCGGACCTCGTCGCCTCGCGCCCGGGCTTCTTCCCCGCCGCTCCACGCGTCTTCGAGAAGATGATGGCGAAGGTCATGAGCGCCATCGAGGGCGAGAAGGGCTTGCGCCGCTGGATGCTGGACTGGGCCCTGGGCGTGGGACGTCGCGCCGCGACTCACGGCAAGGCGCGCCCTGTGTGGCTGGAGGCGCAGCGGGCCCTGGCGGACCGGCTGGTGCTGGCGAAGCTGCGCGCGCGCCTGGGCCTGGACCACGCCTCCGTGCTCCTGTCGGGCGCCGCCGCGCTCCGCGTCGACGTGCAGCTGTTCTTCCTCTCGCTCGGGCTCACGGTCCTGGAGGCCTACGGGCTGACGGAGACGTGTCCCGGGCTGACCATCAACCCCAGGGAGGACGTGCGTCCGGGGACGGTGGGGCGCGCGTTCTCGCGCTGCGAGCTCAAGGTGGACGCCGATGGCGAGCTGCTCGCGCGCGGGCCGAACATCTCGCGCGGCTACCTGAACCGTCCGGAGGCCACGGCGGAGGCGTTCGATGACGACGGGTGGTTCAGGACCGGAGACCTCGCCTCCATCGACGCGGAGGGTTTCGTCCGGGTGACGGGCCGCAAGAAAGAGCTGCTCAAGACGAGCGGCGGGAAGTACGTGGCGCCGTTGAAAATCGAGGCCCAGCTCAAGCGACACCCGTTGGTCCAGGAGGCCGTCGTGCTGGGCGACGGACGCAACTACTGCACGGCCCTGTTCGCGCTCGACCCGGAGATACTCGCCGTGGTGGCACGGCGCGAGGGCATCCCCGCCGACCCCTCGCACCCGCGAATCCACGACATCCTGAAGGGCCTGGTCGAGGAGACGAACACGGGCCTCGCGTCCTTCGAGCGCATCAAGACCTTCCGCGTCTCACCCGGCCCGTTCACCGTGGATGGCGGCGAGCTCACCGCGTCACTGAAGGTCAAACGTCACGCCGTCACGCGCCAACACTCGGCGCTCATCGAGTCGATGTACGGGGCCTAG